A region of Solibacillus isronensis DNA encodes the following proteins:
- a CDS encoding IS3 family transposase (programmed frameshift), with amino-acid sequence MAKMSAEEKLAAVQRYVNGKESSRKVAADIGVSHRYLLTWVKQYEHNGVEAFVKRYTNYTKQFKLDVLNYMTEHGTSLYETAAIFKIAAASTIRNWKKQFEAQGKDALQPKKKGRLSMKKETAKQSKKTPVEGSTQALQARIKQLEMENEYFKKVECLSSSQRKITTKDKVKVICELRHKYSVKALVAFAEIKRSTYYDIVKKMNRPDLNADLKVEIQAIYDEHEGRYGYRRIRDELANRGQKVNHKKVQRIMKELGLKCLVRMKKYKSYKGTVGKIAPNILNRNFTAEAPNEKWVTDITEFKLFGEKLYLSPVLDLFNGEIITYTIGSRPTFSLVSDMLEKALECLPEDHQLLMHSDQGWHYQMKQYRHSLETRGIVQSMSRKGNCYDNSVMENFFGIMKSEFLYLKEFENIEQFKRELEKYINYYNTKRIKAKLKGMSPIQYRTHAQMAA; translated from the exons ATGGCTAAAATGAGTGCAGAAGAAAAATTAGCAGCGGTTCAAAGATATGTAAATGGAAAAGAAAGTTCAAGGAAAGTAGCGGCTGATATAGGGGTATCCCATCGTTACCTATTAACTTGGGTGAAACAATATGAACATAACGGTGTAGAGGCCTTTGTAAAACGATATACAAATTACACGAAGCAGTTTAAACTAGACGTACTTAACTACATGACTGAACACGGTACGTCCTTATACGAAACCGCTGCTATTTTTAAAATAGCGGCTGCTTCAACGATACGAAATTGGAAAAAACAATTCGAAGCACAAGGAAAGGATGCCCTTCAGCCAAAGAAAAAGGGGCGTCTATCCATGAAAAAAGAAACGGCTAAACAATCTAAGAAAACACCAGTAGAAGGCTCTACTCAAGCACTCCAAGCTCGCATTAAACAGCTTGAAATGGAAAACGAGTATT TTAAAAAAGTTGAATGCCTTAGTTCAAGCCAAAGAAAAATCACCACGAAAGACAAAGTAAAAGTCATTTGTGAATTAAGGCATAAATATTCGGTGAAAGCACTTGTGGCATTCGCAGAAATTAAACGCAGTACGTACTACGATATAGTGAAGAAGATGAATCGACCCGATCTGAACGCTGATTTAAAGGTCGAAATTCAAGCGATTTACGATGAACATGAAGGTCGTTATGGTTATCGTCGTATTCGTGATGAGTTAGCGAATCGTGGGCAAAAAGTGAATCATAAGAAGGTTCAACGCATCATGAAAGAGCTAGGTTTAAAGTGCTTAGTACGTATGAAAAAATATAAATCGTATAAAGGCACAGTCGGTAAAATTGCGCCAAATATTTTAAATCGTAATTTTACGGCAGAGGCTCCAAATGAAAAATGGGTAACCGATATTACAGAGTTTAAATTATTCGGAGAAAAGCTTTATTTATCACCTGTTTTAGATCTATTTAATGGTGAAATTATTACCTATACAATTGGTTCAAGGCCGACCTTTTCCCTTGTTTCAGACATGTTAGAAAAGGCGTTAGAATGCTTACCAGAAGACCACCAGCTATTAATGCATTCCGATCAAGGCTGGCATTATCAAATGAAACAATATCGACACAGTCTTGAAACAAGAGGCATTGTGCAAAGTATGTCTCGTAAAGGTAACTGTTACGATAACTCCGTGATGGAGAATTTCTTTGGCATCATGAAATCTGAATTTCTCTATTTAAAGGAATTTGAAAATATCGAGCAATTCAAAAGAGAACTAGAAAAATATATCAACTACTACAATACCAAACGGATTAAGGCAAAATTAAAAGGTATGAGCCCGATACAATATCGAACTCATGCCCAAATGGCTGCCTGA
- a CDS encoding DUF6944 family repetitive protein: MRDFHKKSENYPSREKKFLSNNRNNSMLSNTNSTRNKQSNASIRNKGNNSNTKAVVGNWIGAVGTIISAISSTPSTVFTEQTLEDFNLIGNTLQAVGSAIVAETEDTLINEVGGQIAAVGNLASIAGILSKNEQLNQRLEKQGELLQLVGVGITVETQGNLTLIETIANTGVIIQVIGIAIGVLVVSETSEGKVIGAVGAWIEAVGAVITALAIDKMNVEDRS; encoded by the coding sequence ATGAGGGACTTTCATAAAAAAAGTGAGAACTATCCTTCCAGGGAAAAAAAATTTCTTTCTAATAATCGAAATAACTCAATGTTATCAAATACAAATAGTACACGTAATAAACAGAGTAACGCGAGTATTCGAAACAAGGGGAATAACTCAAATACTAAAGCTGTTGTAGGGAATTGGATTGGGGCTGTTGGAACGATTATTTCTGCAATAAGTAGTACACCTTCAACTGTTTTTACAGAACAAACATTAGAAGATTTCAACCTAATTGGCAACACATTACAAGCTGTTGGAAGCGCAATAGTTGCAGAAACTGAAGATACATTAATAAATGAGGTTGGGGGCCAAATTGCAGCTGTAGGTAATTTAGCTTCTATAGCAGGAATACTATCTAAAAATGAACAATTAAATCAACGGTTAGAAAAGCAAGGAGAATTACTTCAGCTTGTAGGCGTAGGAATCACAGTTGAGACACAAGGTAATCTAACACTCATAGAGACGATTGCAAATACGGGAGTTATTATCCAAGTAATAGGTATCGCAATTGGGGTTTTAGTTGTCTCAGAGACAAGTGAAGGTAAAGTAATAGGAGCAGTAGGAGCTTGGATAGAAGCAGTAGGAGCTGTAATTACTGCGTTAGCGATAGATAAGATGAATGTCGAAGATAGAAGTTGA
- a CDS encoding YusW family protein has translation MKLFRGVLTLPLLLGLLYACSNDDTQVDKDVTGNKNTVDETTNNKNNNNNEDVRERTGIKVTDVNYVFTHFDLDVEYTDHKSYEVEFENDGNNIYAELDDDLKGAEYKGDQAYDKFVDALKQLTFDETTSDEDVRKAVLKAFSLDENYQSFELEVRFPSGEEKHYHHNK, from the coding sequence ATGAAATTATTTAGAGGAGTTCTTACTCTACCATTACTATTAGGATTGTTGTACGCCTGTAGCAATGACGATACACAGGTAGATAAGGATGTTACAGGTAATAAAAATACGGTTGATGAAACAACGAATAATAAAAATAATAACAATAATGAAGACGTACGGGAACGGACTGGAATTAAAGTAACAGATGTAAATTATGTATTTACTCACTTTGATTTAGATGTAGAATATACGGATCATAAGTCATATGAAGTTGAATTTGAGAACGATGGCAACAATATTTATGCTGAACTAGACGATGATCTTAAAGGTGCTGAGTATAAAGGAGATCAAGCTTATGACAAATTTGTCGATGCATTAAAACAGCTTACATTTGATGAAACTACAAGCGATGAGGATGTTCGAAAAGCAGTTCTAAAAGCATTTTCTTTAGATGAGAATTATCAGTCCTTTGAGCTTGAAGTGAGATTCCCAAGCGGTGAAGAAAAACATTATCATCATAATAAATAA
- a CDS encoding cupin domain-containing protein, protein MYYSPYGYPYQQPYYSIAPMYHYAVNTNQWNPQGPVLVNQTNSSKNNSVPISDYGRSPFVININEVTKQNDTYRTALWTGNHLQTTLMSLNPGEDIGLEMHPDVDQFLRIEQGHGITQMGKNQSQLDFIRSVKDESAIFIPAGTWHNLTNTGNIPLKLYSIYAPPNHPFGTVQSTKAEAMSGNRVNAHHNGSPIIGGKTPDDWVRHTEFLVNEGLEDVKRGINTTHILQEFILMGVLVGQGYAPEKAYELVEEWERTGVSKLLQQSKKRES, encoded by the coding sequence ATGTATTATTCCCCATACGGGTATCCATATCAACAACCATATTACAGTATTGCTCCGATGTATCATTATGCTGTGAACACAAATCAGTGGAATCCTCAAGGTCCTGTTCTTGTAAATCAGACTAATTCATCTAAAAATAATAGTGTGCCGATCAGTGACTACGGAAGAAGTCCTTTTGTTATAAATATTAATGAGGTAACTAAACAAAACGATACTTATCGCACTGCTTTGTGGACAGGAAATCATCTACAGACTACATTAATGAGCCTAAATCCAGGAGAAGATATCGGTTTAGAAATGCATCCTGACGTTGATCAGTTTTTACGTATTGAACAAGGGCATGGTATTACACAAATGGGAAAAAATCAAAGTCAACTAGATTTTATAAGAAGTGTTAAAGATGAATCGGCAATTTTTATACCTGCTGGAACATGGCACAACTTAACAAATACCGGGAATATACCGTTAAAGCTATATTCCATCTATGCACCACCTAACCATCCATTTGGAACGGTTCAATCAACAAAAGCAGAAGCAATGTCTGGCAACAGAGTGAATGCCCATCATAATGGAAGTCCAATCATTGGTGGTAAAACACCAGATGATTGGGTACGACACACGGAGTTTTTAGTCAACGAAGGGTTAGAAGATGTTAAAAGAGGAATAAACACAACACACATTCTACAAGAATTTATACTAATGGGGGTTCTCGTAGGGCAAGGATATGCTCCTGAAAAAGCATATGAACTTGTGGAAGAATGGGAAAGAACAGGGGTATCGAAACTTCTGCAACAAAGCAAAAAAAGAGAGAGTTAA
- a CDS encoding NCS2 family permease produces MKNFFKFAERGTSYKTETLAGITTFLSIAYILIVNPIILSQSGMDHGAVFTATALTAIIGTLLMGILANFPIAIAPSMGLNSFFTFTVCIGMGIDWQVTLTGVFVAGIIFLILSLFKIREKIINIIPSDLKFAIASGIGFFITFVGLKNGGIIVGNPDTFVAIGDLTSPMTLLAILGIFLTIIMLVKGINGGIFYAMVITTIVGMLFGKIEVPSSIVGSIPSLEPTFGVVFGHLDEIFTAEILTVIFTFLIVAFFDTAGALIGLTSQAGMMKDNKIPNIGKGLLADSAAGVIGAVLGTSTPATSVESSAGIAVGGKTGFTSVVIAACFVVALFFSPLVSVISVEVTSAALIIVGALMAMEIRRINWTKLEIVIPAFLTIIMMPLTSSVVIGIGLGFVLYPICLIAQKRAKEIHPIMYVLCLLFLLYFAFIV; encoded by the coding sequence ATGAAAAACTTTTTCAAATTTGCAGAACGGGGTACTTCGTATAAAACGGAAACACTTGCTGGGATTACGACCTTCTTATCAATTGCATATATTTTGATTGTCAATCCCATTATCCTAAGTCAGTCTGGCATGGATCACGGAGCTGTATTCACTGCAACGGCCCTTACTGCAATTATCGGTACGTTGCTAATGGGTATACTTGCGAACTTCCCGATCGCGATTGCACCGAGTATGGGATTAAACTCATTCTTTACTTTTACAGTTTGTATCGGAATGGGAATTGATTGGCAAGTTACTTTAACAGGTGTTTTTGTTGCCGGCATTATCTTCTTGATTTTAAGTTTATTTAAAATTCGCGAAAAAATTATTAACATTATTCCAAGTGATTTAAAGTTCGCGATTGCTTCAGGGATTGGATTTTTCATCACGTTTGTCGGATTAAAAAACGGTGGCATTATTGTTGGTAATCCAGATACATTTGTGGCAATTGGCGATTTAACTTCACCGATGACGTTATTAGCAATTCTAGGTATTTTCCTTACAATCATTATGTTAGTAAAAGGCATTAACGGCGGTATTTTCTACGCTATGGTCATTACAACAATTGTGGGGATGCTGTTCGGTAAAATTGAAGTACCATCTTCAATCGTTGGTAGTATCCCAAGCCTTGAACCGACATTTGGTGTTGTGTTTGGTCATTTAGATGAAATTTTTACAGCAGAAATCCTGACAGTTATTTTCACTTTCCTAATTGTAGCTTTCTTTGACACAGCAGGTGCATTAATTGGACTGACAAGCCAAGCAGGCATGATGAAAGACAATAAAATTCCGAATATCGGAAAAGGGTTACTTGCCGATTCAGCTGCCGGTGTAATTGGAGCGGTATTAGGTACATCAACACCTGCAACAAGCGTTGAATCTTCTGCGGGTATTGCAGTTGGAGGTAAAACCGGCTTTACGTCAGTAGTTATTGCAGCATGTTTCGTCGTTGCATTATTCTTCTCACCACTTGTTAGTGTTATTTCTGTGGAAGTAACATCTGCCGCATTAATTATTGTCGGTGCACTGATGGCTATGGAAATCCGTCGAATCAACTGGACAAAGTTAGAAATCGTTATTCCGGCATTTTTAACAATTATTATGATGCCACTAACTTCTAGTGTAGTTATCGGGATTGGGTTAGGCTTTGTGCTGTATCCGATTTGTCTTATCGCACAAAAGCGTGCTAAAGAGATCCACCCGATTATGTATGTGCTTTGTCTGTTATTCCTTTTATACTTTGCATTTATCGTATAA
- a CDS encoding LCP family protein, whose translation MEDKQFRGKFNDISDQELNFTKEDRTEVFEKIHSLQKSKIQKKSLIVPSKMIPVTTTLLILGLCLFLFLPSMLPENLNKELSSISLNKETNPTVASTAGTAGTAGTEEAKVLTTLITVKSEEMDDRIYLNLLLSYSTDKNMVKVVSIPYDTYVPVAEQDEGTALNDKLLFAYNHGGAKNVRTIVSNLFDLPIDYHAVIELRSFSSLIDSIGGVAYHLQDDMTVRGITQGTMELKKGVNHLNGEGIVALLMAATEPNNLDEGNLLKLMEAVIDKAENETSSNKLKESLANSLSDIQLLEKDIKAFKQISLSGGMIDDAITISNTEGKHIYRFDEEFLKEVSKELTTFK comes from the coding sequence ATGGAAGATAAACAATTCAGAGGGAAATTTAATGATATTTCAGATCAGGAATTGAATTTTACGAAAGAGGACCGTACTGAAGTATTCGAAAAAATCCACAGCTTACAGAAAAGTAAAATCCAAAAAAAATCTTTGATTGTACCAAGCAAAATGATCCCAGTTACAACTACTTTATTAATTTTAGGTCTATGTTTATTCTTATTCCTTCCATCAATGCTTCCAGAAAATCTTAATAAAGAATTAAGCAGCATTAGTTTAAATAAAGAAACGAATCCAACCGTTGCAAGCACTGCAGGCACTGCAGGCACTGCAGGAACAGAAGAGGCAAAAGTGTTAACAACTTTAATAACGGTTAAGTCTGAAGAAATGGATGATCGAATTTACCTCAACCTTTTACTTTCATACAGTACAGACAAAAATATGGTGAAAGTAGTATCGATTCCTTATGATACATATGTACCTGTCGCTGAACAAGATGAAGGGACCGCTTTAAACGACAAATTGTTATTTGCGTATAATCATGGTGGCGCTAAAAATGTGAGAACCATTGTCTCCAATCTTTTTGATCTACCGATTGATTATCATGCAGTGATTGAACTGAGGAGTTTTTCTTCGCTCATTGATTCGATTGGTGGGGTAGCGTATCATTTGCAGGATGATATGACAGTAAGAGGGATAACTCAAGGAACAATGGAATTGAAAAAAGGCGTTAATCATTTAAACGGAGAAGGAATCGTAGCATTATTGATGGCTGCTACAGAACCGAACAACCTTGATGAAGGGAACCTTTTAAAGCTGATGGAAGCAGTAATAGATAAAGCGGAAAATGAAACTTCATCAAATAAGTTAAAAGAATCATTAGCAAATTCACTAAGCGATATACAGTTGTTGGAGAAGGATATTAAAGCTTTCAAACAAATATCCTTAAGCGGCGGAATGATCGATGATGCAATCACAATTAGTAATACAGAAGGCAAACATATTTACAGGTTTGATGAGGAGTTTTTAAAAGAAGTTTCAAAAGAGTTAACTACCTTCAAATAA
- a CDS encoding sigma-70 family RNA polymerase sigma factor, with protein sequence MDSEEKDYLLEKIMIDYGTELIRLAFSYVRDKEIAKDLVQNTFIKCYNNLDSYRFEAQIKTWLYRITINECKDYLKSWHYKMVQVKSFINETTKAVLPSIEKTVIDKYKDEEIKDIILSLPKIYREVVYLYYYNSLNSEEIAGVLDISVNTVKTRLRRAKHRLEPMIKEAELNGR encoded by the coding sequence TTGGACAGTGAAGAAAAGGATTATTTATTAGAAAAAATAATGATTGATTACGGGACTGAGCTGATACGGCTTGCATTTTCCTATGTGAGAGATAAAGAAATTGCGAAGGACCTTGTTCAAAACACATTCATTAAATGCTATAACAATTTGGATTCATATCGATTTGAAGCGCAAATCAAAACATGGCTCTATCGAATAACAATTAATGAATGCAAAGATTATTTGAAAAGTTGGCATTACAAAATGGTACAGGTTAAAAGTTTTATTAATGAAACAACCAAGGCTGTACTACCATCAATTGAAAAAACAGTAATTGATAAATATAAAGATGAAGAAATAAAAGATATCATTTTATCTCTTCCAAAAATATATCGGGAAGTTGTTTATCTTTACTACTATAATTCATTAAACTCCGAAGAAATAGCCGGTGTTTTGGATATCTCTGTGAATACTGTGAAGACGCGATTAAGAAGAGCGAAACATCGGTTAGAACCGATGATAAAGGAGGCGGAACTTAATGGAAGATAA
- a CDS encoding polysaccharide deacetylase family protein: MKKKLIIGGIAVILIAVLFAGLFQVTKLRTFQLFGGLTYQAETEEKIVALTFDDGPTKNVDQLLPLLDEYNAKSTFFLIGNEIEKHPEEAKKIVEAGHQIGNHTYSHKRMVLKSSSFIEEEIEKTDELIRSIGYEGEIDFRPPYGKKFLGLPYYLNKTNRETIMWSLDPETYYTSVDEKINYVMENIQPGSIILLHPMYDQTGGTLQVVETILKELTKEGYRFVTVDELQAL, translated from the coding sequence ATGAAAAAGAAGTTAATAATTGGGGGAATTGCAGTTATATTAATAGCTGTATTATTCGCAGGGCTATTCCAAGTTACGAAACTAAGAACGTTTCAATTATTTGGAGGGTTGACCTATCAGGCGGAAACAGAGGAAAAGATAGTTGCTTTAACTTTTGATGACGGTCCGACAAAAAATGTGGATCAGCTTTTGCCATTATTAGATGAATACAACGCAAAATCTACGTTTTTCCTTATCGGAAATGAAATTGAAAAGCATCCTGAAGAAGCAAAAAAAATAGTTGAAGCAGGGCATCAAATTGGGAATCACACGTATTCACATAAAAGAATGGTTTTAAAATCTTCTTCTTTTATTGAAGAAGAAATAGAAAAAACAGATGAGCTAATTCGAAGCATTGGGTATGAGGGAGAAATTGACTTTCGCCCACCTTACGGGAAAAAATTCCTAGGCTTACCGTATTATTTAAATAAGACCAACAGGGAAACTATTATGTGGTCGTTGGATCCGGAAACGTATTATACAAGTGTAGATGAAAAAATCAATTATGTAATGGAAAACATTCAACCGGGCTCGATTATCTTGCTGCATCCAATGTATGATCAAACCGGCGGGACATTGCAAGTAGTTGAAACGATTTTAAAAGAACTTACGAAAGAAGGATATCGATTTGTAACAGTGGATGAACTTCAAGCGTTATGA
- a CDS encoding DUF4181 domain-containing protein: MDNVLTSLILISSIFGLVLFFMNKFLRKWLNVEKKEFFSNNFVNQKHKKIDWTIRITFIVVVLFGFFVNVNENPSKHIWLLQPHILMFGLIVVTELVRIVMEKRYAANKNDYIFTTVQLVVISMFLLAVFSTDFFGLLVW; encoded by the coding sequence GTGGATAATGTTTTAACAAGTTTAATTTTAATATCATCAATATTTGGACTTGTACTATTTTTTATGAATAAGTTTTTAAGAAAATGGCTAAACGTGGAAAAGAAAGAGTTCTTCTCCAATAATTTTGTAAATCAGAAACATAAAAAAATTGATTGGACCATTAGAATTACTTTTATTGTCGTTGTATTATTTGGTTTTTTCGTCAATGTCAACGAAAATCCTTCAAAGCACATTTGGTTGCTGCAACCGCATATACTTATGTTTGGTTTAATTGTTGTAACAGAACTAGTTCGAATTGTTATGGAGAAGAGATATGCGGCCAACAAGAATGATTACATTTTTACGACTGTACAATTAGTGGTAATCTCGATGTTTTTACTCGCCGTGTTTTCGACAGACTTTTTTGGCCTGTTGGTATGGTAG
- a CDS encoding GNAT family N-acetyltransferase translates to MKKFNVFIETDRLVIRPLEIGDYTSWLSAFENRLPSQHQYDEGKMDMSICTKDWFGDLVDRHQRLASEDKVYIFGVFRKEDLAHIGSVDFSTMLRDEFQWARFGYAIHNQFWLQGYGKEAVNAAITLAFNKLNYHRIEAHINLDNFPSIKLAESVGLQFECIRKGFIYEFDEWTDHLIYYINSR, encoded by the coding sequence TTGAAGAAATTTAATGTATTCATAGAAACGGATAGACTTGTGATTAGACCCCTTGAAATAGGTGATTACACATCGTGGTTATCCGCATTTGAAAATAGATTGCCATCACAACATCAGTACGATGAAGGTAAAATGGATATGAGCATTTGTACAAAAGATTGGTTTGGAGATTTGGTAGATCGCCATCAAAGGCTTGCTTCAGAAGATAAAGTTTATATATTTGGGGTTTTCCGAAAAGAGGATCTTGCGCATATTGGTTCAGTAGATTTTTCCACAATGTTAAGGGATGAATTTCAATGGGCAAGATTTGGTTATGCCATTCACAACCAATTTTGGTTGCAAGGATATGGAAAGGAAGCTGTAAATGCTGCGATTACGCTCGCTTTTAATAAACTGAATTACCATCGGATTGAAGCACACATAAATTTGGATAACTTCCCTTCCATTAAGTTAGCAGAAAGTGTTGGCCTGCAATTTGAATGTATAAGAAAAGGGTTTATTTACGAATTTGACGAGTGGACTGATCACCTTATTTACTATATAAATTCGAGGTAA
- a CDS encoding DinB family protein — translation MLSLFKYNWQVREDWFNWCESLPEEEFHKERIGGMKSIRETLIHVIDCELLWLNSLIDEKIVFERRQLFTQLSEIKEYSTFVQSYTEQLIEQLPSDYENKLIEVQRRDGSILEFTQKKILAHMITHEIHHIGQLSVWAREIQRKPISSDLIIRSFE, via the coding sequence ATGTTATCTTTATTTAAATATAATTGGCAAGTACGGGAAGATTGGTTTAATTGGTGTGAATCATTACCTGAGGAAGAATTTCATAAAGAACGGATCGGCGGTATGAAAAGTATACGGGAAACACTAATCCATGTAATAGACTGTGAATTACTCTGGTTAAATTCATTAATTGATGAAAAAATAGTTTTTGAAAGGCGACAACTATTTACACAATTGAGTGAGATCAAAGAATATTCGACTTTTGTCCAATCGTATACTGAACAGTTAATTGAACAACTTCCTTCAGACTATGAAAATAAACTTATAGAAGTACAGCGACGAGACGGTTCAATATTAGAATTTACGCAAAAAAAAATTCTCGCTCATATGATAACACATGAGATTCATCACATTGGACAACTATCCGTTTGGGCTAGAGAAATACAGCGAAAGCCGATATCTTCGGATTTAATCATTAGAAGTTTTGAATAA
- a CDS encoding YesK family protein yields MDALMLDGWTPLILLGILFAFMMFFIARKVSKNVLLLTSAIMSLLCLGLVLFSIFVVGGWEGMGLGFFAFSIFIGVWIGTIFGIIYQNTK; encoded by the coding sequence GTGGATGCTTTGATGTTAGACGGATGGACTCCTTTAATATTGTTAGGTATTTTGTTTGCATTTATGATGTTTTTTATTGCCCGTAAAGTTTCAAAGAATGTTTTACTTTTAACATCTGCTATAATGAGCCTACTTTGTTTAGGATTAGTACTTTTCAGCATATTTGTTGTTGGGGGTTGGGAAGGCATGGGTCTAGGCTTCTTTGCTTTTTCTATTTTTATAGGCGTTTGGATAGGTACTATTTTTGGGATTATTTATCAAAACACGAAGTAA
- a CDS encoding phosphate starvation-inducible protein PhoH has product MDALSILAIVLIITGMVVCAIKLRSLKDKIHDSSATRSIIGWIIGTAVWGVLSIFIVVWWLMPRLM; this is encoded by the coding sequence ATGGATGCATTATCAATTCTCGCAATTGTACTCATCATCACCGGTATGGTTGTATGTGCGATTAAATTGAGAAGTTTAAAAGATAAAATTCACGATAGTTCAGCTACTAGGTCAATCATTGGTTGGATAATAGGAACCGCAGTATGGGGAGTATTGAGCATTTTTATTGTTGTATGGTGGTTAATGCCTCGATTGATGTAA
- a CDS encoding alpha/beta hydrolase, with translation MWERKMIETTRGTFEYFTCGNGEPLAITHFYSAFNEKGNWFANPFTKHYQVFLINVRGAGNSPEIIYDEELQLHNIILDLEAIREALFFEKWTFAGHSTGGMLALQYAVDKQQSLTSIICGCSAASKEYASHPKSIYCTQNKNFSRIIEIMECLNNPETPLEQRKSLDFEWALMSFSSEKKLRNALTIPNSGRIVGRALDYFRKVAVQQYNLRPSLQKIEIPTFIFGGLLDAQCPVEFSYEIAELIPKSYLTIFNDSNHFPFVEEAQAFNVFVEETINTLKYV, from the coding sequence ATGTGGGAACGGAAAATGATTGAAACAACGAGAGGTACTTTTGAATATTTTACCTGTGGGAACGGAGAACCACTTGCCATTACCCATTTTTATAGCGCTTTTAACGAGAAAGGAAATTGGTTTGCCAATCCATTTACTAAGCATTATCAAGTATTTTTGATCAATGTCAGAGGTGCAGGTAACTCACCTGAAATTATTTATGATGAAGAGTTACAATTACATAATATTATATTGGATTTAGAAGCAATTAGAGAAGCCTTATTTTTTGAAAAGTGGACATTCGCCGGACACTCTACAGGTGGTATGTTAGCGCTACAATATGCAGTAGATAAACAACAATCTTTAACGAGTATCATATGCGGATGTAGTGCTGCCAGCAAAGAATATGCAAGTCATCCAAAGAGTATTTACTGTACTCAAAATAAAAATTTTAGTCGTATTATTGAAATTATGGAATGCTTGAATAACCCTGAAACACCGCTAGAACAGCGTAAATCCTTAGACTTTGAATGGGCCCTTATGTCTTTCTCGAGTGAAAAAAAATTAAGAAATGCCCTGACAATACCTAATAGCGGGCGTATAGTAGGACGTGCGCTTGATTATTTCAGAAAAGTCGCTGTGCAACAATATAATTTACGTCCTTCTTTACAAAAAATTGAAATACCTACTTTTATTTTTGGTGGACTTTTAGATGCGCAATGCCCGGTTGAATTCAGCTATGAAATCGCTGAATTGATCCCAAAATCATACCTTACGATTTTTAATGATTCGAACCATTTCCCTTTTGTAGAAGAAGCACAAGCATTTAACGTTTTTGTGGAAGAAACCATCAATACGCTTAAGTATGTATAA
- a CDS encoding nuclear transport factor 2 family protein, with protein MIENLKEHLQQLEESHTGLEVRRSKEKLDAILADDFFEIGSSGYIYDKKECLENGVVLTEMKLHNYKIYPLAHDIVLATYFLVDTTRERNTLRSSIWKLIDGHWQLYFHQGTITPLHLTSFTSSSSKENLNVSKL; from the coding sequence ATGATAGAAAATTTAAAAGAGCATTTACAGCAATTAGAGGAAAGTCATACCGGTTTAGAAGTTAGAAGGAGTAAAGAAAAGCTTGATGCCATTTTAGCAGATGATTTTTTTGAGATTGGCAGCTCCGGTTATATTTATGATAAAAAAGAGTGTCTTGAAAATGGTGTTGTTTTGACAGAAATGAAGCTGCACAACTACAAAATCTATCCGCTCGCTCATGACATTGTCTTAGCTACTTATTTTTTAGTTGATACAACTAGAGAAAGAAATACACTGCGTAGTTCGATATGGAAATTGATTGATGGGCATTGGCAGCTCTATTTCCATCAAGGAACGATAACGCCACTTCATTTAACTAGTTTTACTAGCAGTTCATCAAAAGAAAATTTGAATGTATCCAAATTATGA